Proteins encoded within one genomic window of Rossellomorea vietnamensis:
- a CDS encoding amidohydrolase: MRISNVRLYDGHEYTNPTKNYSVTIEEGRITEITEGERKTENGETVDGMERVLSPAFHDSHMHFLRYGLMKRELDLRHVTSWEEMKKEVLEYYPEMENGDWVVGRGLDDSEFKDRNDLLTGKDLDELHLHTYMFFLHQDGHECIVNHKVIDLLKDEKEFNEIPDAFKETDDSGDWTGRFKDSAVHFIKHHFRKRSSEDAKDAIKHGIPHMLKHGITTIHTDDLNFIGSYDRLWEAYTGLEKEGELPIRVYLHHYIFKKQHLHDFLERHPERTGEGTEHVKVGAVKIFLDGTQRLHTSAMRIPYKDQPDTNGILIYTQEELNELVRLAGENRMQVAMHAIGDQAVEQAITALEQKEARTDMYHHRVIHAQTLGEDLLYRLEKLKPTIETQPSFLMGEWDQKVKWVGEDLAPYCDAFKSIVNRGIPYTLSSDLPIGSIDPFEGMFAAVNRTDLTGNPSGGWQPQEKLTVNEAYRGYTSMPTIIELNEPHNSGTLSEGERADFILLDRHPMEVSSDEINNIRVVETWHNGKKVYSL; this comes from the coding sequence GTGAGGATTTCGAATGTTCGATTATATGACGGTCATGAATATACCAACCCGACTAAGAATTATAGTGTAACGATCGAGGAGGGGAGGATAACCGAGATCACAGAAGGGGAAAGAAAAACCGAAAACGGGGAAACGGTCGATGGGATGGAAAGAGTGCTGTCCCCGGCATTTCATGATTCACACATGCATTTTTTACGGTATGGATTAATGAAGAGAGAACTCGACCTTAGACATGTGACAAGCTGGGAAGAAATGAAAAAGGAAGTTCTTGAATATTACCCTGAGATGGAGAATGGGGATTGGGTCGTAGGAAGAGGCCTTGATGACAGTGAGTTTAAGGATCGAAATGATCTTTTGACCGGTAAGGATCTGGATGAATTGCATTTACATACGTATATGTTTTTTCTTCATCAGGACGGTCATGAATGCATTGTGAATCATAAGGTCATAGATTTGTTAAAGGATGAAAAGGAATTCAACGAAATTCCAGATGCTTTCAAAGAAACAGATGACAGCGGCGACTGGACAGGCCGTTTCAAGGATAGTGCCGTACATTTCATCAAACATCATTTCCGGAAGAGAAGCAGTGAAGATGCCAAGGATGCAATCAAACACGGGATTCCTCATATGCTCAAGCATGGGATTACGACCATTCACACGGACGACCTGAATTTCATTGGTTCTTATGATCGGTTATGGGAGGCCTATACCGGGTTGGAAAAAGAAGGGGAATTACCGATCAGAGTATACTTGCATCACTACATCTTTAAAAAACAGCATCTGCACGATTTTCTCGAGCGCCATCCAGAACGGACAGGCGAAGGTACAGAACATGTGAAAGTTGGCGCTGTGAAGATATTCCTTGATGGGACTCAACGTCTTCATACCTCGGCCATGAGGATCCCTTATAAGGACCAGCCTGATACAAACGGCATCTTGATCTATACACAGGAAGAGCTGAATGAATTGGTAAGGCTGGCAGGTGAAAATCGCATGCAGGTGGCCATGCATGCCATCGGTGATCAAGCGGTTGAACAGGCGATTACCGCACTCGAACAGAAAGAAGCGCGAACCGATATGTATCATCACAGGGTCATCCATGCTCAAACCTTGGGGGAGGACTTACTATACCGATTGGAAAAACTCAAACCCACGATTGAAACTCAGCCTTCTTTCTTAATGGGGGAATGGGACCAAAAAGTAAAATGGGTAGGGGAAGATCTTGCTCCCTACTGCGATGCATTTAAAAGTATTGTAAACCGGGGAATCCCTTATACATTAAGCTCGGACCTGCCTATTGGTTCCATCGATCCCTTCGAGGGTATGTTTGCAGCCGTGAACAGGACAGACCTTACTGGAAATCCATCAGGTGGCTGGCAGCCCCAGGAAAAGCTGACAGTGAATGAAGCGTATAGGGGATATACGTCCATGCCCACCATCATCGAATTAAATGAACCACATAATTCAGGAACCCTCTCGGAAGGAGAACGTGCAGATTTCATCCTGCTGGATCGGCATCCCATGGAGGTTTCAAGCGATGAAATAAACAACATCAGGGTTGTAGAAACATGGCATAATGGTAAGAAGGTCTATTCGTTATAA
- a CDS encoding GerAB/ArcD/ProY family transporter, producing the protein MEINVNPKERLMFNAFLLMFILHTAQTGVGIAGLPRIIYMEANRDAWISVIIAGILVSFVLFLMVKTLETYDSADLYGIHMDVYGKWISKGMNFLYILFYLGVTYVILMNYIEMVQAWIFPRMPTWLLMGLLLFLLVYAVLGGIRVVVGIAFLGLILAFWLLFMIYTPVKFMDFNHLLPVMTSSPKELMMGAYKTSFTIIGFDLVLFVYPYIKEKKKVLKYALIGTGYSTFLFTLVTVVSIGFFSEDALLKTIWPVLSMFKILRIPNLERFEFIAVSFWMLVILPNICLYFWVATRGMKRVFHFSQKKAIYLFAATLWILSLFVQERITMNTITDKVGTASFFLSFMYPALLFILVKLKHIGNRKKGVDL; encoded by the coding sequence ATGGAGATCAATGTGAATCCTAAAGAGCGGCTGATGTTTAATGCGTTTTTACTTATGTTTATTTTACATACCGCCCAAACCGGGGTGGGAATTGCCGGCTTACCAAGGATCATTTACATGGAGGCGAATAGGGATGCCTGGATTTCGGTAATCATTGCAGGCATTCTTGTTTCCTTTGTGTTATTCCTCATGGTTAAAACACTTGAAACCTATGATAGTGCAGATTTATATGGGATTCATATGGACGTATACGGCAAGTGGATCAGTAAAGGAATGAATTTCCTCTATATCCTTTTCTATCTGGGCGTGACCTATGTCATCCTGATGAATTACATCGAGATGGTGCAGGCCTGGATCTTCCCGAGAATGCCGACTTGGCTTTTGATGGGGCTGCTCCTCTTCTTACTTGTTTATGCTGTTCTTGGAGGAATCAGAGTAGTCGTGGGAATTGCGTTCTTAGGTCTGATACTGGCATTTTGGCTATTATTCATGATCTACACCCCGGTTAAATTCATGGACTTCAATCACCTTCTGCCGGTCATGACTTCCTCTCCAAAGGAGCTCATGATGGGTGCTTATAAAACGAGCTTTACCATCATTGGCTTTGACTTGGTGTTATTTGTCTATCCTTATATAAAGGAAAAGAAAAAAGTATTAAAATACGCTCTCATCGGCACAGGATATTCAACCTTTTTATTTACTCTGGTCACCGTTGTAAGCATAGGTTTTTTCTCAGAGGACGCTTTGTTAAAGACAATCTGGCCCGTTCTATCCATGTTCAAGATCTTGAGGATACCAAACCTGGAGCGCTTTGAGTTCATTGCCGTCTCCTTCTGGATGTTAGTCATCCTCCCAAACATATGTCTGTACTTTTGGGTGGCGACCAGGGGGATGAAGAGAGTCTTTCATTTTTCTCAAAAGAAAGCCATCTATCTCTTCGCAGCCACGCTATGGATTTTATCACTATTCGTTCAGGAACGAATAACAATGAATACCATTACGGATAAGGTGGGTACTGCAAGTTTTTTTCTTTCTTTCATGTATCCCGCTCTCCTGTTTATCCTGGTTAAATTAAAACATATCGGCAACAGGAAAAAAGGTGTAGACCTATGA
- a CDS encoding cupredoxin domain-containing protein, translated as MNFIVLKKGSIIAILVTILVITVGTIWSLSSKNSYPTVSLSEKTGEKQVIQLVTGEFKSKTADGKEIEAYRWDPGTIVVEKGKEVELRIYGVNGMEHPFYIEGTDIKGTVKKGKETVVDVTFSKEGTYRLICEMHETIENNGPMIAYIVVD; from the coding sequence ATGAATTTCATTGTTTTGAAGAAAGGTTCCATCATTGCCATACTGGTGACAATCCTGGTGATTACAGTCGGTACGATTTGGTCTCTATCTTCGAAAAACTCATACCCGACAGTGTCGCTATCCGAGAAAACGGGAGAAAAACAAGTCATTCAGCTTGTAACCGGAGAATTCAAATCGAAGACTGCCGACGGCAAGGAAATCGAAGCATATCGGTGGGACCCCGGGACGATTGTGGTGGAAAAAGGCAAAGAGGTGGAACTGCGCATTTACGGAGTGAACGGCATGGAACACCCATTTTACATCGAGGGCACGGATATTAAAGGGACTGTAAAAAAAGGGAAAGAAACCGTTGTAGATGTAACGTTCTCAAAGGAAGGAACGTACAGGCTTATTTGTGAAATGCATGAAACCATCGAGAATAACGGTCCGATGATTGCGTATATCGTTGTCGATTAG
- the recQ gene encoding DNA helicase RecQ, with the protein MITEAKKVLKQYFGYDEFRDGQASIIQYILDGKNTVGIMPTGGGKSLCYQIPALMLDGVTLVISPLISLMKDQVDSLIHQGIPATFINSTLSNSEVENRMEEISSGEYKLVYIAPERLESYGFIRFLNTLPIPLVAVDEAHCLSQWGHDFRPSYLGIYNAVNQLRSNPAILALTATATPQVQSDILHHLHIPEKYKVLTGFQRTNLFFQVVKGEDRKRWVERYVKKNQQHSGIIYCATRKEVENLYLFFEKKGVAVGKYHGGLSDTLRQEQQEAFLNDSITIMIATNAFGMGINKSNVRFVIHYQIPKNMEGYYQEAGRAGRDGVESECVLLFSPQDIQTQRYIIDQNIINPELHQNEMQKLRDMVDFVHTESCLQNYILAYFGERVEEACGHCSNCLDERESEDVTKEAQMVLSCMMRMNERFGTSLISGVLTGSKNKKILDWGFDRLSTYGLMKDQSQKEVGLFIDYLISEGIIQVEGGSFPVLKVSSKGKEVLMGERTVSRKVQPTVSAIIPKEDGLFQTLRALRKSIAESEGVPPFVIFSDKALQDMCVKLPKTPEEFLQVSGVGESKKDRYGEMFIAEISAFLQENPTHQVETVKPAPARKANHSDTASYLISYALFKDHKGIKEIAKERGMSTATIENHIIRTYQEGILDDWSILFTDEEESLIEEAVSKAGTDLLKPIKEELPKDISYFQIKGYLVKSGQSS; encoded by the coding sequence TTGATCACAGAAGCAAAAAAAGTATTAAAGCAATACTTTGGATATGATGAATTCAGGGATGGTCAAGCAAGTATCATTCAATACATACTGGACGGAAAAAACACTGTCGGCATTATGCCCACTGGTGGTGGGAAATCACTCTGTTACCAGATTCCCGCACTTATGCTCGATGGCGTGACCCTGGTGATCTCACCCCTTATCTCCCTGATGAAGGACCAGGTGGATTCATTGATTCATCAAGGCATTCCCGCTACCTTTATTAATAGTACCCTATCAAACAGTGAAGTAGAGAATAGGATGGAAGAGATATCATCAGGGGAATACAAGCTTGTTTATATTGCCCCGGAGCGATTGGAATCGTATGGTTTTATTCGTTTCCTGAATACCTTGCCCATTCCCCTTGTAGCTGTAGACGAAGCCCATTGCTTATCCCAATGGGGACATGATTTCAGACCCAGCTATTTAGGGATCTACAATGCTGTGAACCAGCTCCGTTCAAATCCAGCGATTCTTGCTCTTACAGCAACAGCCACTCCCCAGGTGCAGTCCGATATCCTTCATCACCTGCACATTCCGGAAAAATACAAAGTATTAACTGGATTCCAGAGGACGAACTTATTTTTCCAGGTAGTAAAAGGAGAAGATCGAAAGCGTTGGGTAGAACGGTATGTAAAAAAGAATCAGCAGCATTCGGGTATTATTTATTGTGCGACACGCAAAGAAGTGGAAAACCTTTATCTATTTTTCGAGAAAAAAGGAGTGGCCGTCGGGAAATATCATGGCGGGCTTTCTGACACATTAAGGCAGGAACAGCAGGAAGCTTTCCTGAATGATTCCATCACCATCATGATAGCGACCAATGCGTTTGGAATGGGGATCAATAAGTCGAATGTCCGTTTCGTGATTCACTATCAAATTCCGAAGAATATGGAAGGATACTATCAAGAGGCCGGCAGGGCAGGCCGTGATGGAGTGGAAAGCGAATGTGTGTTATTGTTTTCCCCACAGGATATCCAGACGCAGCGGTACATCATTGATCAAAATATCATCAATCCGGAATTGCATCAGAACGAAATGCAGAAATTACGTGACATGGTCGATTTTGTTCATACCGAATCCTGTTTACAGAACTACATTCTGGCATATTTCGGGGAACGGGTGGAGGAAGCCTGCGGCCATTGCAGCAATTGCCTTGATGAGAGAGAATCCGAAGATGTCACAAAGGAAGCACAAATGGTCTTATCCTGTATGATGAGGATGAATGAGAGGTTTGGAACCTCCCTTATCAGTGGAGTGTTGACGGGATCAAAGAATAAGAAAATACTTGACTGGGGATTCGACCGGTTATCCACCTATGGATTAATGAAGGATCAATCTCAGAAAGAAGTAGGACTGTTCATTGATTATTTGATTTCTGAAGGGATCATACAGGTGGAGGGTGGCAGTTTTCCTGTTCTGAAGGTGTCATCCAAGGGGAAAGAGGTATTGATGGGAGAAAGAACCGTATCCAGAAAGGTACAGCCTACGGTTTCTGCCATTATCCCTAAGGAAGATGGTTTATTTCAGACCCTCAGAGCCCTCCGGAAATCCATTGCAGAATCAGAAGGGGTCCCGCCCTTTGTCATTTTCTCGGATAAGGCATTACAGGATATGTGTGTGAAACTGCCGAAAACCCCAGAAGAATTTCTTCAGGTAAGTGGAGTGGGGGAAAGTAAGAAGGATCGCTATGGAGAAATGTTCATTGCGGAAATTTCAGCATTCTTACAAGAAAATCCAACACATCAGGTGGAGACAGTGAAGCCTGCGCCTGCACGGAAGGCGAATCATTCTGATACGGCATCTTATTTAATCAGCTATGCCTTATTTAAGGATCACAAAGGAATTAAAGAAATTGCGAAAGAGCGGGGGATGAGTACGGCTACGATTGAAAATCACATCATCCGTACCTATCAGGAAGGCATCCTTGATGATTGGAGCATCCTATTTACAGATGAAGAGGAGAGCCTGATTGAAGAAGCGGTTTCAAAGGCAGGGACGGACCTGTTGAAACCAATTAAAGAAGAGCTGCCGAAAGACATCAGCTATTTTCAAATCAAAGGGTACTTAGTAAAGAGCGGACAAAGCTCATAA
- a CDS encoding DUF1033 family protein: MNTRWRVITTKSDAEPWWFFEGWEKDIRSDWTFDSREEAVETFLMELKRFSERYPKAKTKKFHSIAFWDPEEVYFCEACDDDLQVYYGLVIFENDQPMEIMDDSIVTEITSRMEQ, translated from the coding sequence TTGAATACTAGATGGAGAGTTATAACGACGAAAAGTGATGCAGAGCCATGGTGGTTCTTTGAAGGCTGGGAAAAGGATATCAGAAGCGATTGGACGTTTGATAGCAGGGAAGAAGCCGTTGAAACCTTTCTAATGGAATTGAAACGATTCAGTGAACGTTATCCAAAGGCAAAGACGAAGAAATTTCACTCCATAGCCTTTTGGGATCCGGAAGAGGTGTATTTTTGTGAAGCCTGTGATGATGATCTGCAGGTCTATTATGGATTGGTCATCTTTGAGAACGATCAACCGATGGAGATCATGGATGACTCGATCGTCACGGAAATCACCAGTAGAATGGAACAATAG
- a CDS encoding spore germination protein: MKKSIDQGPPHSFDIEDFHKELLAMVSNSEDLVFRVITKGDQKIAVAYFDDLINPTSMQDSIVRPLEESSEDLNYHLIKDTINIAKLTTTNAITDVVDNLVNGTAYIFKEGDTHGVLADVADKGTRALEKAETESLVFGPKISFTESITKNLNLIRSNINDPKLCVETFMVGSRTKKKVQMVYIKDIAEEENVNTFRQRMTDIEIDSIVDSTVLAQLIEDNSFTFFPQFITTELPDRCTISLLHGKIALLVDRSPTAIIGPSTFINFFESTEDIYMRWNMGTFLRFIRFVAIFFSILLTPAYVAVLTYHYEVIPSALLVSLGQSRSNVPFPPVFEALLLEFIIELLREAGARLPTKVGQTMGIVGGIVIGQASVQAGFTSNILIIIIAISALGSFTAPSYAIGTAVRIIRFPIIVMAGLYGGVGIMFCFCFILIHLLKITTLGRPYLSPIYPFRFSDLKYSIFRMPYQYLVKRPVSNHPIDKGRIPIKKAKMKKDVDE, from the coding sequence ATGAAGAAGAGTATAGATCAAGGTCCCCCTCACAGCTTTGATATCGAGGACTTCCACAAGGAATTGCTTGCTATGGTGAGCAACAGTGAAGACTTAGTATTCAGGGTCATTACAAAAGGGGATCAAAAAATCGCAGTGGCTTATTTTGACGATCTGATTAACCCCACCTCCATGCAGGATAGCATTGTCAGGCCACTTGAGGAATCCAGCGAAGATCTGAACTATCATCTGATCAAAGATACAATTAATATTGCAAAGCTTACAACCACGAATGCCATTACTGATGTAGTCGATAATCTTGTGAATGGGACCGCTTATATCTTTAAAGAGGGGGATACCCATGGGGTTTTAGCCGATGTGGCAGATAAAGGCACACGGGCACTTGAAAAGGCGGAAACCGAATCATTGGTGTTTGGGCCGAAAATCTCATTCACTGAATCCATAACGAAGAATCTCAATTTAATCCGTTCAAACATCAATGATCCTAAATTATGCGTCGAGACCTTTATGGTCGGATCCAGAACGAAAAAAAAGGTGCAAATGGTTTATATAAAGGATATTGCAGAGGAAGAAAACGTCAATACGTTCAGACAACGGATGACAGATATTGAAATTGACAGCATTGTGGATTCTACTGTACTTGCTCAATTGATTGAAGATAATTCTTTCACCTTCTTCCCGCAATTCATTACAACGGAGCTGCCCGACCGGTGCACCATCTCCCTTCTACACGGTAAAATCGCTTTACTCGTGGATCGCAGTCCCACGGCTATAATCGGACCTTCCACGTTCATAAATTTCTTCGAATCCACAGAAGATATTTATATGAGATGGAATATGGGGACCTTTCTCCGTTTCATCCGTTTTGTAGCGATCTTTTTTTCTATTCTTTTGACCCCGGCATATGTAGCCGTCCTAACGTATCATTACGAAGTCATTCCTTCTGCTCTATTAGTTTCATTGGGCCAATCACGGTCGAATGTGCCTTTCCCCCCTGTCTTCGAAGCCTTGTTATTGGAATTTATCATTGAATTATTAAGGGAAGCCGGAGCCAGGTTGCCAACCAAGGTAGGACAGACGATGGGTATCGTGGGTGGTATTGTCATCGGACAGGCGTCCGTTCAAGCGGGATTCACCAGTAATATCCTGATTATCATCATTGCGATTTCCGCGCTTGGATCCTTTACTGCCCCCAGCTATGCCATCGGGACTGCCGTTCGGATCATACGTTTCCCAATCATCGTCATGGCAGGATTGTACGGCGGAGTCGGAATCATGTTTTGCTTTTGCTTTATCTTGATTCATTTACTGAAGATCACAACATTGGGAAGACCCTATTTATCTCCCATCTATCCATTCAGATTTTCGGATTTGAAATACAGCATATTCCGCATGCCATATCAGTATTTAGTCAAACGTCCCGTATCCAATCATCCCATTGACAAGGGGCGCATCCCGATCAAAAAAGCCAAAATGAAAAAAGACGTTGATGAGTAA
- the yidC gene encoding membrane protein insertase YidC: MKKISFIFVLLLLTLTGCQSATTEGAFFHDYLVNPFSFLIHEIGTFLGGNFGVAIIVITLLIRLILLPFMLKTYKNQQDMKGKMALIKPEMSAIQKKIKETKDKEEQKKLQQELMMLYQKNGVNPLNMGCLPLLIQTPILIGLYYAIRSSSEIASHSFLWFNLGQPDHIMAIIAGVVYLAQSRVSLMNIPAEQQAQMKIMGLLSPVMIFIFSLNAPAALPLYWTVGGAFLILQTLIGKTLYHQQPALEKQESQ, from the coding sequence TTGAAAAAAATTTCATTCATTTTCGTTTTACTTTTATTAACATTGACCGGATGCCAGTCTGCCACCACTGAAGGGGCATTCTTTCATGATTATCTTGTCAATCCATTTTCATTTCTCATCCATGAAATAGGAACCTTCCTTGGCGGGAATTTCGGCGTGGCCATTATTGTGATCACCCTCCTTATTCGTCTTATTCTTCTGCCTTTTATGCTTAAAACGTATAAGAATCAACAGGATATGAAAGGGAAAATGGCGTTGATAAAGCCCGAGATGTCTGCGATCCAAAAGAAGATCAAAGAAACGAAGGATAAAGAAGAGCAGAAGAAGCTTCAGCAGGAATTGATGATGCTCTATCAAAAAAACGGTGTAAATCCTCTCAATATGGGATGTTTGCCTTTATTGATCCAAACGCCCATCCTGATTGGACTTTATTATGCGATCCGTTCATCTTCAGAGATTGCCAGTCACTCTTTCCTATGGTTCAACCTGGGACAACCGGACCATATCATGGCGATCATTGCCGGGGTTGTGTACTTGGCCCAATCACGCGTTTCCTTGATGAACATCCCTGCAGAGCAGCAGGCACAGATGAAAATAATGGGGCTTCTGTCCCCGGTCATGATCTTCATCTTTTCACTGAACGCACCGGCTGCCCTTCCATTGTATTGGACGGTCGGAGGCGCATTCCTCATCTTGCAGACCCTGATCGGCAAGACCCTTTACCATCAGCAGCCAGCATTAGAAAAACAGGAAAGTCAATAA
- a CDS encoding YuzL family protein: MSNRKKDASKATLGSSQVEGQGTTSQEMPGGVKAPSSRGKKKK; the protein is encoded by the coding sequence ATGAGTAACAGGAAAAAGGATGCATCTAAAGCCACTCTCGGTTCTTCTCAAGTAGAAGGGCAAGGTACGACAAGCCAGGAGATGCCAGGTGGAGTGAAGGCGCCATCCTCAAGGGGCAAAAAGAAAAAATGA
- a CDS encoding Ger(x)C family spore germination protein, with translation MNKVLLLILVCLPSVFLSSCVETKYLEKLGLITAVGYDQAEDDKITGTLVLYQFNPAMEDVEKILSTTSKTSKGIRLSQNLESDHKLVSGQLRIVVYGRELAARGISHLVDTLERDSAIGNMVYLTIADTTAEEVLRYQTEEKPSNRGTYLYNLVRQNVESEMIVSPTLQEFITDYGSVGKDPILPLLTAANGKVGVDGFALFTRDRFIKEINKDRIFFIRSLMENYNAGSVEVELPLEKFKPYLSRLPAAPENNKVYMMIDSIKSSHKIQTEKKERASFKVELNLESRILEMTEELQLSKPNALHLVEEEVEKYIEENIRDTLLMLQEEGTDPIGFGMEYRSVRGHEDLTRKQWDKLYKEATFDVKVNSKIIRTGVID, from the coding sequence ATGAATAAAGTCTTGTTACTTATTTTGGTCTGTCTCCCCTCTGTTTTCTTAAGCAGCTGTGTGGAAACGAAATATTTAGAAAAGCTCGGTCTGATCACAGCCGTCGGCTATGACCAGGCTGAAGATGACAAAATCACGGGGACGCTTGTACTTTATCAATTCAACCCTGCCATGGAGGATGTTGAAAAAATCCTCTCCACCACGTCTAAAACGAGTAAAGGCATCCGGTTATCACAGAATCTGGAGTCTGATCATAAACTTGTGTCCGGCCAGTTGAGGATCGTTGTATATGGCCGGGAGCTGGCAGCCAGAGGGATTTCCCACCTGGTCGATACGCTTGAAAGGGATTCCGCAATCGGGAATATGGTGTATTTAACGATAGCCGATACGACGGCTGAAGAAGTATTGAGGTATCAGACGGAGGAAAAACCTTCGAACAGGGGGACCTATCTTTACAATTTAGTCAGGCAAAACGTAGAATCAGAGATGATTGTTTCCCCAACCTTGCAGGAATTCATCACTGATTACGGAAGCGTCGGTAAAGACCCCATCCTACCATTATTGACGGCTGCAAATGGAAAAGTCGGGGTAGATGGCTTCGCATTATTCACAAGAGATAGGTTCATTAAGGAAATTAATAAAGACCGCATCTTCTTCATCCGTTCGTTAATGGAAAACTACAACGCAGGGAGTGTAGAGGTAGAATTACCTCTGGAAAAGTTCAAGCCATACCTATCACGCCTTCCTGCAGCTCCCGAAAACAACAAAGTATATATGATGATCGACAGCATCAAATCTTCCCATAAGATCCAGACAGAGAAAAAAGAGCGGGCTTCCTTCAAGGTCGAATTGAATCTTGAGTCACGAATACTCGAAATGACCGAAGAATTGCAGCTGTCTAAACCAAATGCCCTGCACTTGGTTGAAGAGGAAGTGGAGAAATATATTGAAGAAAACATTAGGGATACCCTCCTGATGCTGCAGGAGGAAGGAACAGATCCGATTGGGTTTGGAATGGAGTACAGGAGTGTCAGAGGACACGAGGATTTGACAAGGAAGCAGTGGGACAAACTGTATAAAGAGGCTACCTTTGATGTGAAAGTGAATAGCAAAATCATCCGTACAGGCGTTATCGATTAA
- a CDS encoding cold-inducible protein YdjO-related protein: MAFGRRNQVEEEIKTEETKIWACSAEDCKGWMRDNFKSEDTPKCPLCKEDMVTSTKVLQVVDNPHPTMKSS, encoded by the coding sequence ATGGCTTTTGGTCGTAGAAATCAAGTTGAGGAAGAAATAAAAACAGAGGAAACAAAGATTTGGGCTTGTTCCGCTGAAGATTGTAAGGGCTGGATGAGAGATAATTTCAAGAGTGAAGATACACCTAAGTGTCCGCTTTGTAAAGAAGATATGGTGACTTCCACTAAAGTATTGCAAGTCGTGGATAATCCCCATCCAACAATGAAATCATCCTGA